One Nocardioides oleivorans DNA segment encodes these proteins:
- a CDS encoding GAF and ANTAR domain-containing protein: protein MIEIDNLADVFVEVADTLVAGFDLIEFLHTVAQHAADVSGGAVGLVLADEHGQLHYMSASGDVARELELLQLDLGEGPCLDCFRSGEVVIDTDLVRAEAQWPHFAPLAVGKGVRSVHAFPMRLRDRVIGALNVFGTEAQVLEPDEARVVQALADVATISIIQEQAIARAEVVTEQLQAALNSRIVVEQAKGAVARALGISVNEAFVLLRERARHTRTPLTGLAYDLVNAPETIEDRLRRE from the coding sequence ATGATCGAGATCGACAACCTCGCCGACGTCTTCGTCGAGGTCGCCGACACACTGGTGGCGGGGTTCGACCTCATCGAGTTCCTGCACACGGTGGCCCAGCACGCGGCCGACGTGTCCGGCGGGGCGGTGGGCCTCGTGCTCGCGGACGAGCACGGCCAGCTGCACTACATGAGCGCCTCGGGCGACGTCGCCCGCGAGCTCGAGCTGCTCCAGCTCGACCTCGGCGAGGGACCGTGCCTGGACTGCTTCCGCTCGGGCGAGGTGGTCATCGACACCGACCTCGTGCGCGCCGAGGCGCAGTGGCCGCACTTCGCCCCCCTCGCGGTCGGCAAGGGTGTGCGGTCGGTGCACGCCTTCCCGATGCGCCTGCGTGACCGGGTGATCGGGGCGCTCAACGTCTTCGGCACCGAGGCGCAGGTCCTCGAGCCGGACGAGGCGCGTGTGGTGCAGGCCCTGGCGGACGTGGCGACGATCTCCATCATCCAGGAGCAGGCGATCGCGCGGGCCGAGGTGGTCACCGAGCAGCTGCAGGCGGCCCTCAACAGCCGCATCGTGGTCGAGCAGGCGAAGGGTGCTGTGGCCCGGGCGCTCGGCATCTCGGTCAACGAGGCCTTCGTGCTGCTCAGGGAGCGCGCCCGACACACCCGGACTCCGCTCACGGGCCTGGCCTACGACCTGGTCAACGCGCCGGAGACCATCGAGGACCGCCTGCGCCGCGAGTGA
- the pyrE gene encoding orotate phosphoribosyltransferase: protein MVDETLARDIDAVCRLTGEFTLRSGQVADTYFDKYLFEAQPALLDRVAAQMLDLLPEDTELLGGLELGGVPIATMVSAKTGLPALFVRKKAKEYGTCKLAEGPDVAGRRVTLVEDVITTGGAVRDATRELRAAGAIVEVVVCAIDRSPAGDNPLADVGLEVRPVLTRAQLDAAAAQA from the coding sequence GTGGTTGACGAGACGCTCGCACGCGACATCGACGCGGTCTGCCGCCTGACCGGGGAGTTCACCCTGAGGTCCGGGCAGGTCGCCGACACCTACTTCGACAAGTACCTCTTCGAGGCCCAGCCGGCGCTCCTCGACCGGGTCGCCGCGCAGATGCTCGACCTGCTGCCCGAGGACACCGAGCTCCTCGGCGGCCTCGAGCTCGGCGGTGTGCCGATCGCGACGATGGTCTCGGCGAAGACCGGGCTGCCCGCGCTCTTCGTGCGCAAGAAGGCCAAGGAGTACGGCACCTGCAAGCTCGCCGAGGGCCCCGACGTCGCCGGCCGCCGGGTCACGCTGGTCGAGGACGTGATCACCACCGGCGGCGCCGTGCGCGACGCCACGCGCGAGCTGCGCGCTGCCGGCGCGATCGTCGAGGTCGTGGTCTGCGCGATCGACCGGTCGCCCGCCGGTGATAACCCGCTGGCCGACGTGGGCCTCGAGGTCCGCCCGGTGCTCACCCGCGCGCAGCTCGACGCCGCGGCCGCGCAGGCCTGA
- a CDS encoding class E sortase, with translation MADTPADQSADQRAGQSADQRADRTAGARWLGRVGVVLVVAGLALGAYVAWQVWGTNVVSQRTHRALVEDVEQTWRDRAGDGAGASVETDRGDVSAIVRIPAFGDDYAVPVLEGTSDEVLAAGFGHFSDTAEAGAKGNYALAAHRITHGEPLRAMPELQPGDEVVVETRQWTYTYVLDTGGADLTVPFTAGWVLADVPANPDAGGVQPAQEPGQRLLTLTTCSELFHTDDRLVAFGHLESKEPTTP, from the coding sequence ATGGCCGACACCCCCGCCGACCAGAGTGCCGACCAGAGGGCCGGCCAGAGTGCCGACCAGAGGGCCGACCGCACCGCCGGTGCGCGGTGGCTCGGCAGGGTCGGCGTGGTGCTGGTCGTCGCGGGCCTCGCGCTCGGGGCCTACGTCGCGTGGCAGGTGTGGGGCACCAACGTGGTCTCCCAGCGCACCCACCGGGCGCTGGTCGAGGACGTCGAGCAGACCTGGCGCGACCGGGCGGGCGACGGTGCCGGCGCGTCGGTCGAGACCGACCGGGGCGACGTGTCGGCGATCGTGCGGATCCCGGCCTTCGGCGACGACTACGCGGTGCCGGTGCTGGAGGGGACGAGCGACGAGGTCCTGGCGGCCGGGTTCGGCCACTTCTCCGACACCGCGGAGGCGGGGGCGAAGGGCAACTACGCCCTCGCTGCGCACCGGATCACGCACGGCGAGCCCCTGCGCGCGATGCCCGAGCTGCAGCCCGGCGACGAGGTGGTCGTCGAGACGCGGCAGTGGACCTACACCTACGTCCTCGACACCGGCGGCGCCGACCTCACCGTGCCGTTCACCGCCGGCTGGGTGCTCGCCGACGTCCCGGCCAACCCCGACGCGGGCGGCGTGCAGCCGGCGCAGGAGCCCGGTCAGCGGCTCCTCACCCTGACGACGTGCTCGGAGCTGTTCCACACTGACGACCGGCTCGTCGCGTTCGGGCACCTGGAGTCGAAGGAACCCACCACCCCCTAG
- a CDS encoding cysteine hydrolase family protein, with the protein MHPDAWLVVIDPQRIFASPDSEWGSPMFPDIVEPVRRLAAAAGRRTVVTRWVPAPDPQGSWEAYLDAWPFAAVPDSDPLLELVPEMQGLATQTISLPTFGKWSYALQAVTGPTPHLVLTGVSTDCCVISTALAAADAGATITVVTDACAGSTPENHRAAMDVMALYPPQITLATTDDVLG; encoded by the coding sequence ATGCACCCGGACGCCTGGCTGGTCGTGATCGACCCGCAGCGGATCTTCGCCTCGCCCGACAGCGAGTGGGGCTCGCCGATGTTTCCCGACATCGTGGAGCCGGTACGACGCCTCGCCGCCGCGGCGGGCAGGCGCACCGTGGTCACGCGCTGGGTGCCCGCGCCCGACCCGCAGGGGAGCTGGGAGGCCTACCTCGACGCGTGGCCCTTCGCGGCCGTGCCCGACAGCGACCCGCTGCTCGAGCTGGTGCCGGAGATGCAGGGGCTGGCCACCCAGACCATCTCGCTGCCGACCTTCGGCAAGTGGAGCTACGCGCTGCAGGCGGTCACCGGACCGACCCCGCACCTGGTGCTGACCGGCGTCTCGACCGACTGCTGCGTCATCTCCACCGCCCTCGCGGCGGCCGACGCCGGGGCCACGATCACGGTCGTCACCGACGCGTGCGCCGGCTCGACGCCGGAGAACCACCGGGCGGCGATGGACGTGATGGCCCTCTACCCGCCGCAGATCACCCTCGCCACCACCGACGACGTGCTGGGATGA
- a CDS encoding DedA family protein, with the protein MSALLDPSAFVTPFLLGIEWMDPNWLLDRFGPELFWISLVIVFIECGLFFPILPGDTLLFALGLFIANADSDGALSLDVFSGVPPVGELLIALVLLTAAAFLGNVVGYEIGRRIGPPLYERDGRIIKRKYFDQTTEFFERHGNKALVIGRFVPFVRTYVTVVAGVTRMERHRFFLWSFVGAVLWVLSIVLLGFFLGAAFPTLGESIDKLVIVILAFSVIPIVFEWWKHRRAGA; encoded by the coding sequence GTGAGCGCTCTCCTCGACCCGTCCGCGTTCGTGACCCCGTTCCTGCTGGGCATCGAGTGGATGGACCCCAACTGGCTGCTCGACCGGTTCGGTCCCGAGCTGTTCTGGATCAGCCTCGTCATCGTCTTCATCGAGTGCGGCCTCTTCTTCCCGATCCTGCCGGGCGACACGCTGCTCTTCGCGCTCGGCCTCTTCATCGCCAACGCCGACTCCGACGGTGCGCTCAGCCTCGACGTCTTCTCCGGCGTCCCGCCTGTCGGCGAGCTGCTGATCGCGCTCGTCCTCCTGACCGCAGCGGCCTTCCTCGGCAACGTGGTGGGCTACGAGATCGGCCGCAGGATCGGCCCGCCGCTCTACGAGCGCGACGGCCGGATCATCAAGCGCAAGTACTTCGACCAGACCACCGAGTTCTTCGAGCGCCACGGCAACAAGGCGCTGGTCATCGGCCGCTTCGTCCCCTTCGTGCGGACGTACGTCACCGTGGTGGCCGGCGTGACGCGGATGGAGCGGCACCGCTTCTTCCTCTGGAGCTTCGTGGGTGCGGTGCTCTGGGTGCTCTCGATCGTGCTGCTCGGCTTCTTCCTGGGCGCGGCGTTCCCCACGCTGGGCGAGAGCATCGACAAGCTCGTGATCGTGATCCTGGCCTTCTCGGTGATCCCGATCGTCTTCGAGTGGTGGAAGCACAGGCGCGCAGGCGCCTGA
- a CDS encoding PfkB family carbohydrate kinase, giving the protein MNAAVGRVIHTGQALVDVVVEVPDLPARGQNVMATSATDYAGGAVTVLVAAARFGATCVHAGAHGTGPHGDLIRAALARDGISASAPPVTDLDTGICVVMVEPSAERTFVTTLGAERHISVESLGTSDPQPGDLVCVTGFSLALASTGEPLLAWLQALDPSVVVVLDPGAAFAELSEHVRVAMLELTDVWSSNAEEAEAILRVVGQAPPADLADLTTAVAPLLRGDAVAIVRDGPEGCAVHVGEETTYVPGFPQTPVDTNGAGDTHTGALLAEVAAGTPWVEGCRRANAAAAIKVTRRGTQSAPTAAEVDDFLAAI; this is encoded by the coding sequence ATGAACGCTGCGGTGGGCCGGGTCATCCACACCGGCCAGGCACTGGTCGACGTCGTCGTCGAGGTGCCCGACCTCCCGGCCCGCGGGCAGAACGTGATGGCCACGTCCGCGACCGACTACGCCGGCGGTGCGGTCACCGTGCTCGTCGCGGCCGCACGCTTCGGCGCGACCTGCGTCCACGCCGGCGCCCACGGCACCGGCCCGCACGGCGACCTGATCCGGGCCGCCCTGGCCCGGGACGGCATCAGCGCCTCCGCGCCGCCGGTCACCGACCTCGACACCGGCATCTGCGTCGTCATGGTCGAGCCCAGCGCCGAGCGCACCTTCGTCACCACCCTCGGTGCCGAGCGCCACATCTCCGTCGAGTCGCTCGGCACCTCCGACCCGCAGCCCGGCGACCTGGTGTGCGTCACCGGCTTCTCGCTGGCCCTGGCGAGCACCGGCGAACCGCTCCTGGCCTGGTTGCAGGCCCTCGACCCGTCCGTGGTCGTCGTGCTGGACCCGGGGGCGGCGTTCGCCGAGCTCAGCGAGCACGTGCGCGTCGCGATGCTCGAGCTCACCGACGTGTGGTCGAGCAACGCCGAGGAGGCCGAGGCGATCCTCCGGGTGGTCGGGCAGGCTCCCCCGGCCGACCTCGCCGACCTGACCACCGCCGTCGCTCCGCTGCTCCGCGGTGACGCCGTCGCCATCGTGCGCGACGGACCGGAGGGCTGTGCGGTGCACGTCGGCGAGGAGACGACGTACGTCCCCGGCTTCCCGCAGACCCCCGTCGACACCAACGGCGCGGGCGACACCCACACCGGTGCGCTGCTGGCGGAGGTCGCGGCCGGCACGCCGTGGGTGGAGGGCTGCCGCCGGGCGAACGCCGCGGCTGCCATCAAGGTCACCCGCCGCGGCACGCAGTCCGCCCCCACCGCCGCCGAGGTCGACGACTTCCTGGCCGCCATCTGA
- a CDS encoding ABC transporter permease yields MTTTTQVHPEAPATAAVATPARTVRPIPTTRLVGVELRKMFDTRAGSWLMASVGIVTVLATAAVILWAPDEAITQGTFSTAIGMPLSVVLPIIAVMAVTSEYSQRTGLTTYTLVPWRGRVLNAKLVTTLLVGVVAMFVALAVGAVGNLLGSAITGLDAQWDITLGQFGNIVLANVLGMLMGFMLGVIFRSTPAGLVGYLVYSFVLPIAFGTLAAFQGWFRDLQPWVDVQFAITRLFDSSMTAEYWQQLGVTTLVWLWIPLALGLRAVLRAEVK; encoded by the coding sequence ATGACCACCACGACCCAGGTCCACCCGGAGGCCCCCGCGACCGCTGCGGTCGCGACCCCCGCCCGCACCGTCAGGCCGATCCCGACGACCCGGCTCGTCGGCGTCGAGCTCCGCAAGATGTTCGACACCCGCGCCGGCTCCTGGCTGATGGCCAGCGTCGGCATCGTCACCGTCCTCGCCACCGCGGCCGTGATCCTGTGGGCGCCCGACGAGGCGATCACGCAGGGCACCTTCTCCACCGCCATCGGCATGCCGCTCTCGGTGGTGCTGCCGATCATCGCGGTGATGGCGGTGACCTCGGAGTACAGCCAGCGCACCGGGCTGACGACGTACACCCTCGTCCCCTGGCGCGGTCGCGTGCTCAACGCGAAGCTGGTCACCACCCTGCTCGTCGGCGTCGTCGCGATGTTCGTCGCGCTCGCCGTCGGCGCGGTCGGCAACCTGCTCGGCTCCGCCATCACCGGGCTCGACGCCCAGTGGGACATCACGCTCGGCCAGTTCGGCAACATCGTCCTGGCCAACGTGCTCGGCATGCTGATGGGCTTCATGCTCGGCGTGATCTTCCGCTCCACGCCCGCCGGGCTCGTCGGCTACCTCGTCTACTCCTTCGTCCTGCCGATCGCCTTCGGGACGCTCGCCGCCTTCCAGGGGTGGTTCCGCGACCTCCAGCCGTGGGTCGACGTGCAGTTCGCCATCACCCGCCTCTTCGACAGCTCGATGACCGCGGAGTACTGGCAGCAGCTCGGCGTCACCACGCTCGTCTGGCTCTGGATCCCGCTCGCCCTCGGGCTGCGCGCGGTCCTGCGTGCCGAGGTGAAGTAG
- a CDS encoding ABC transporter ATP-binding protein translates to MINVESLTKQYGHFTAVDHVSFTAASGRVTGFLGPNGAGKSTTMRIMVGLTRPSTGQVTISGRDYRDLPNPGLEVGVLLDASAQHAGRTGREILAIAAQTMGLPKSRVAETIARVGLTEDEAERRVRNYSLGMRQRLGIATALIGDPQVLVLDEPANGLDPAGIRWMRDLLRGFANDGGTVLLSSHLLHEIEVIADDIVVIGQGRIVAQGSKTELLAAAGTLVRSSDDARLARALHDAAVATSPIDGGLRADADPQLVGEVAHRADVVVRELRAADGAGLEEMFLQLTAETAREGAAA, encoded by the coding sequence ATGATCAACGTCGAGTCACTCACCAAGCAGTACGGCCACTTCACGGCCGTCGACCACGTGTCCTTCACGGCCGCCTCCGGTCGCGTGACCGGCTTCCTCGGCCCCAACGGTGCCGGCAAGTCGACCACCATGCGGATCATGGTCGGCCTCACCCGGCCCTCCACCGGCCAGGTCACCATCTCCGGTCGCGACTACCGCGACCTCCCCAACCCCGGCCTCGAGGTCGGCGTCCTGCTGGACGCCTCCGCGCAGCACGCCGGGCGCACCGGCCGCGAGATCCTCGCGATCGCCGCCCAGACGATGGGCCTGCCGAAGTCGCGGGTCGCCGAGACCATCGCCCGCGTGGGCCTCACCGAGGACGAGGCCGAGCGCCGGGTGCGCAACTACTCCCTCGGCATGCGCCAGCGCCTCGGGATCGCGACCGCCCTCATCGGCGACCCGCAGGTGCTGGTCCTCGACGAGCCGGCCAACGGCCTCGACCCCGCCGGCATCCGCTGGATGCGCGACCTGCTCCGCGGCTTCGCGAACGACGGCGGCACCGTGCTGCTGTCCTCGCACCTGCTCCACGAGATCGAGGTCATCGCCGACGACATCGTCGTGATCGGCCAGGGCCGGATCGTGGCGCAGGGCAGCAAGACCGAGCTGCTCGCCGCGGCCGGCACCCTCGTCCGCTCGTCCGACGACGCCCGTCTCGCCCGGGCCCTCCACGATGCCGCGGTCGCCACCAGCCCCATCGACGGCGGCCTCCGGGCCGACGCCGACCCCCAGCTCGTCGGCGAGGTCGCGCACCGCGCCGACGTCGTCGTCCGCGAGCTCCGCGCCGCCGACGGCGCAGGGCTGGAGGAGATGTTCCTCCAGCTCACCGCCGAGACCGCCCGTGAAGGAGCAGCAGCATGA
- a CDS encoding GAF and ANTAR domain-containing protein yields the protein MLDPVCRRAVDELPVSSSVAHLMTRQESSGVVGASDARAHALGELPFVTGVGPCHDAFRLRRPVLVGDLAEAAGRWPGYAESALEQGVRAVFSMPLQVGAVGLGVLDLYADKAGMLTSDDLGTAFALADEATRVLLDDAGDLTQAGAEIVDHRAEIYQAQGALAVALGVGLAEAMVILRSHAFASALPLIDLAQQVLDGTSDPESW from the coding sequence GTGCTCGATCCTGTGTGCCGTCGTGCTGTGGACGAGCTCCCGGTGTCGTCCTCGGTCGCCCACCTGATGACGCGTCAGGAGAGCTCGGGCGTCGTCGGGGCGTCCGACGCTCGAGCCCACGCGCTGGGCGAGCTGCCCTTCGTCACGGGCGTCGGGCCCTGCCACGACGCGTTCCGCCTGCGGCGACCGGTGCTCGTCGGTGACCTGGCCGAGGCTGCGGGCCGCTGGCCCGGCTACGCGGAGTCGGCGCTCGAGCAGGGTGTGCGTGCCGTCTTCAGCATGCCCCTGCAGGTCGGCGCGGTCGGCCTCGGCGTCCTCGACCTGTACGCCGACAAGGCCGGCATGCTGACCTCCGACGACCTCGGCACGGCGTTCGCGCTGGCGGACGAGGCGACCCGGGTGCTGCTCGACGACGCCGGCGACCTCACCCAGGCCGGTGCGGAGATCGTCGACCACCGCGCGGAGATCTACCAGGCGCAGGGCGCCCTGGCGGTCGCGCTCGGCGTCGGCCTCGCCGAGGCGATGGTGATCCTGCGGTCCCACGCCTTCGCCTCGGCCCTGCCGCTGATCGACCTCGCGCAGCAGGTGCTGGACGGCACGAGCGATCCGGAGAGCTGGTGA
- a CDS encoding RNA methyltransferase, protein MHEQEERAPYDPMPHGPPEVGVGPWEGPWPAGEHWDHDLLRDGDRRNVVDRYRYWTLDSIVADLDTRRHGFHVAIENWQHDFNIGTIVRTANAFLAAEVHIVGNRRWNRRGAMVTDRYQHVRHHADAPALAAYLHSLEQPVRLLGIDNLPGSLHLETMELPERVCFLFGQEGPGLSESAREVCDGTFSIAQFGSTRSINAGAAAAIAMHSWVRAYADLAGEDAWRG, encoded by the coding sequence ATGCACGAGCAGGAGGAACGGGCGCCCTACGACCCGATGCCGCACGGTCCGCCGGAGGTGGGCGTCGGCCCCTGGGAGGGGCCGTGGCCGGCGGGGGAGCACTGGGACCACGACCTGCTCCGCGACGGCGACCGGCGCAACGTCGTCGACCGCTACCGCTACTGGACCCTGGACTCGATCGTCGCCGACCTGGACACGAGGCGCCACGGGTTCCACGTCGCGATCGAGAACTGGCAGCACGACTTCAACATCGGCACGATCGTCCGCACCGCCAACGCGTTCCTCGCCGCGGAGGTGCACATCGTCGGCAACCGCCGCTGGAACCGGCGCGGTGCGATGGTGACCGACCGCTACCAGCACGTCCGCCACCACGCCGACGCGCCGGCGCTGGCGGCGTACCTCCACTCCCTCGAGCAGCCCGTCCGGCTCCTCGGGATCGACAACCTGCCCGGCTCGCTCCACCTCGAGACGATGGAGCTGCCCGAGCGGGTGTGCTTCCTCTTCGGTCAGGAGGGCCCGGGGCTCTCGGAGTCGGCGCGCGAGGTGTGCGACGGCACCTTCTCGATCGCCCAGTTCGGCTCGACCCGCTCGATCAACGCAGGCGCTGCTGCCGCGATCGCGATGCACAGCTGGGTGCGGGCGTACGCCGACCTGGCGGGCGAGGACGCCTGGCGGGGCTGA
- the fbaA gene encoding class II fructose-bisphosphate aldolase, with the protein MPIATPEVYAQMLDAAKAGSFAFPAINVSSSQTLNAALKGFADAGSDGIIQVSTGGAEYLSGPSVKDMVSGSVAFAAYAAEVAKNYPVNIALHTDHCPKDKLDGFVRPLLDISAERVARGEAPLFQSHMWDGSAVPMGENLEIAEELLAKCAAAQIILEIEVGVVGGEEDGVANEINDQLYTTPEDAIATIKALGAGERGRYMTALTFGNVHGVYKPGNVKLRPEILKTAQEAAASELGLGSDARPFDLVFHGGSGSTAQEISDAVDFGVVKMNVDTDTQYAFTRPVAAHMLSNYDGVLKIDGEVGNKKLYDPRAWGKAAEAGMAERIVEACQNLRSAGTSLKG; encoded by the coding sequence ATGCCCATCGCCACCCCTGAGGTCTACGCCCAGATGCTGGACGCAGCGAAGGCTGGTTCGTTCGCGTTCCCGGCCATCAACGTGTCCTCGTCCCAGACCCTCAACGCCGCGCTCAAGGGGTTCGCCGACGCCGGCTCCGACGGCATCATCCAGGTCTCCACCGGTGGCGCGGAGTACCTCTCCGGCCCGTCGGTCAAGGACATGGTGTCCGGCTCGGTCGCCTTCGCCGCCTACGCCGCCGAGGTCGCGAAGAACTACCCGGTCAACATCGCGCTGCACACCGACCACTGCCCCAAGGACAAGCTGGACGGCTTCGTCCGCCCCCTGCTCGACATCTCCGCCGAGCGCGTGGCCCGCGGCGAGGCGCCGCTCTTCCAGTCGCACATGTGGGACGGCTCGGCCGTGCCGATGGGCGAGAACCTCGAGATCGCCGAGGAGCTGCTCGCCAAGTGCGCCGCGGCCCAGATCATCCTCGAGATCGAGGTGGGCGTCGTCGGCGGCGAGGAGGACGGTGTCGCCAACGAGATCAACGACCAGCTCTACACGACCCCCGAGGACGCGATCGCCACGATCAAGGCGCTCGGCGCCGGCGAGCGAGGTCGCTACATGACCGCGCTGACCTTCGGCAACGTGCACGGCGTCTACAAGCCGGGCAACGTCAAGCTGCGCCCGGAGATCCTCAAGACCGCCCAGGAGGCCGCCGCCTCCGAGCTCGGCCTGGGCTCCGACGCCCGTCCCTTCGACCTCGTCTTCCACGGCGGCTCGGGCTCGACCGCGCAGGAGATCAGCGACGCGGTCGACTTCGGCGTGGTGAAGATGAACGTCGACACCGACACCCAGTACGCCTTCACCCGCCCCGTCGCCGCACACATGCTCAGCAACTACGACGGCGTCCTCAAGATCGACGGCGAGGTCGGCAACAAGAAGCTCTACGACCCCCGTGCCTGGGGCAAGGCCGCCGAGGCCGGCATGGCCGAGCGCATCGTCGAGGCTTGCCAGAACCTCCGGTCGGCGGGCACGTCGCTCAAGGGCTGA
- a CDS encoding pyridoxal phosphate-dependent aminotransferase: MSATARRLAHIPPTVFSEMSALAVRTGAVNLGQGFPDADGPASVIAAAAEALASGANQYAPGIGVPALRAAIARHQQRHYGLEVDPDTEVVVTTGCTEAIAGALLGLVDAGDEVVVLEPYYDSYVAMLDMCGARRRAVTLRAPAFRLDLDQLREAVTDRTRVILLNSPHNPTGTVLTRDELQVVADLAVEHDVLVITDEVYEHLVFTDAASAEGHVPIATLPGMWERTLTLSSVGKSYSLTGWKVGWATGPAPLVQAVLAAKQWLTFTSGAPLQPAVAHALDHEPDWPAELARDLQVRRDLLCAGLVEAGLTPRVPEGTYFATTDVSHLGWADGRELCLALPERAGVVAIPTQGFYDDAEAGLQLVRWAFCKDADVITEGVRRLAAADLRR; this comes from the coding sequence ATGTCCGCCACCGCCCGACGCCTGGCCCACATCCCGCCCACCGTCTTCAGCGAGATGTCCGCCCTCGCCGTGCGCACGGGCGCGGTCAACCTCGGCCAGGGCTTCCCCGACGCCGACGGTCCGGCCTCGGTGATCGCGGCGGCGGCCGAGGCACTGGCGAGCGGCGCGAACCAGTACGCCCCCGGCATCGGCGTACCCGCCCTCCGGGCCGCGATCGCGAGGCACCAGCAGCGCCACTACGGCCTCGAGGTCGACCCCGACACCGAGGTCGTGGTGACCACCGGCTGCACCGAGGCGATCGCCGGGGCGCTGCTCGGCCTCGTCGACGCCGGTGACGAGGTGGTCGTGCTCGAGCCCTACTACGACTCCTACGTCGCCATGCTCGACATGTGCGGCGCGCGGCGGCGCGCGGTCACCCTGCGCGCGCCCGCCTTCCGTCTCGACCTCGACCAGCTGCGCGAAGCGGTCACCGACCGCACCAGGGTGATCCTGCTCAACAGCCCGCACAACCCGACCGGCACCGTGCTGACCCGCGACGAGCTGCAGGTCGTCGCCGACCTCGCGGTCGAGCACGACGTCCTCGTCATCACCGACGAGGTCTACGAGCACCTCGTCTTCACCGACGCCGCGTCCGCCGAGGGACACGTGCCGATCGCCACCCTGCCGGGGATGTGGGAGCGCACGCTGACCCTGTCGAGCGTCGGCAAGTCGTACTCCCTCACCGGCTGGAAGGTCGGCTGGGCCACCGGACCGGCACCGCTGGTGCAGGCGGTGCTGGCCGCGAAGCAGTGGCTGACCTTCACCTCGGGAGCCCCGCTCCAGCCGGCCGTGGCGCACGCGCTCGACCACGAGCCCGACTGGCCCGCGGAGCTCGCCCGCGACCTCCAGGTGCGACGCGACCTGCTCTGCGCCGGGCTCGTCGAGGCCGGGCTCACGCCGCGCGTGCCCGAGGGCACCTACTTCGCCACCACCGACGTCTCGCACCTGGGCTGGGCCGACGGACGCGAGCTCTGCCTCGCCCTGCCCGAGCGCGCCGGCGTCGTCGCGATCCCCACGCAGGGGTTCTACGACGACGCCGAGGCCGGGCTCCAGCTGGTGCGCTGGGCGTTCTGCAAGGACGCCGACGTGATCACCGAGGGCGTACGACGACTCGCCGCCGCCGACCTGCGGCGCTGA
- a CDS encoding septum formation family protein gives MTTRLAIGAAVAALLAAAVTATAPTSAVAQDPVLGAPVVGQCFDLDAEELSQPSHPETAIDCSAPHTSRVVGVAIVPDGLGLQGPKVERFALETCYAAARTAIGVRNMRALNLTAFRIGWFVPTDEQQAAGARWLRCDLVLGGPSDLQPLPAQLEVGRFPYATGVSRCLAGRDLHDTACSSRHTYRATAAVTVPGKRYPRAEAWQELGNTRCVPGVITRVFRFGWPTKASWKAGDHTLTCYSRTRR, from the coding sequence ATGACGACACGGCTCGCGATCGGTGCCGCCGTCGCGGCCCTGCTCGCCGCAGCCGTGACCGCCACGGCCCCCACGAGTGCCGTCGCGCAGGACCCCGTCCTCGGGGCGCCGGTGGTCGGGCAGTGCTTCGACCTGGACGCCGAGGAGCTGTCGCAGCCGTCCCATCCCGAGACGGCGATCGACTGCTCGGCTCCCCACACCTCCCGGGTGGTCGGCGTCGCGATCGTGCCCGACGGCCTCGGCCTCCAGGGCCCGAAGGTCGAGCGGTTCGCGCTGGAGACCTGCTACGCCGCGGCCCGCACGGCGATCGGCGTGAGGAACATGCGCGCGCTGAACCTCACCGCCTTCCGCATCGGCTGGTTCGTCCCCACGGACGAGCAGCAGGCAGCCGGCGCCCGCTGGCTGCGCTGCGACCTGGTCCTGGGCGGCCCGTCCGACCTGCAGCCGCTCCCGGCGCAGCTCGAGGTCGGCAGGTTCCCGTACGCCACCGGCGTCTCGCGGTGCCTGGCCGGCCGCGACCTCCACGACACGGCCTGCTCGAGCCGGCACACCTACCGCGCGACCGCGGCGGTCACGGTGCCCGGGAAGCGGTATCCCCGCGCCGAGGCGTGGCAGGAGCTCGGCAACACGCGGTGCGTGCCCGGCGTGATCACGCGGGTGTTCCGGTTCGGCTGGCCCACGAAGGCCTCGTGGAAGGCCGGCGACCACACGCTGACCTGCTACTCGCGGACGAGGCGCTAG